A single Nocardioides bizhenqiangii DNA region contains:
- a CDS encoding NADPH-dependent F420 reductase, with product MKIAVLGTGAVGRALSGRLAELGHDVTVGTRDPGATGAKEEYADWAADHPDVGLATFADAAEPAPVVINATSGAVTLDVLGQAGELGGKVVIDVSNGLDFSAGFPPLISFPQDDSMAEQVQRAFPAALVVKSLNTMTAAVMAHPEQLPDPGTVFLSGDDPSANETVAGLLRELGHTDILDLGDVTTARGVEWLMPAWLRVIGAVGTPNFNWKVVR from the coding sequence ATGAAGATCGCAGTCCTCGGCACCGGCGCGGTAGGCCGAGCGTTGTCCGGTCGTCTGGCCGAGCTCGGCCACGACGTCACCGTCGGCACCCGTGATCCCGGCGCCACCGGCGCCAAGGAGGAGTACGCCGACTGGGCGGCCGATCACCCGGACGTCGGCCTCGCCACCTTCGCCGACGCCGCGGAGCCGGCTCCGGTCGTGATCAACGCGACGAGCGGCGCGGTGACGCTCGACGTGCTCGGCCAGGCGGGCGAGCTGGGCGGCAAGGTCGTGATCGACGTGTCCAACGGCCTGGACTTCTCGGCCGGCTTCCCGCCGTTGATCAGCTTCCCGCAGGACGACTCGATGGCGGAGCAGGTCCAGCGCGCGTTCCCCGCGGCGCTGGTGGTCAAGTCGCTCAACACGATGACCGCCGCCGTGATGGCGCACCCCGAGCAGCTGCCCGATCCCGGAACGGTCTTCCTCTCCGGCGACGACCCCTCTGCGAATGAGACGGTTGCCGGCCTGCTCCGCGAGCTCGGGCACACAGACATCCTCGACCTGGGCGACGTGACGACGGCGCGCGGCGTCGAGTGGCTGATGCCGGCCTGGTTGCGGGTGATCGGGGCGGTGGGGACACCCAACTTCAACTGGAAGGTGGTCCGCTGA
- a CDS encoding acetyl/propionyl/methylcrotonyl-CoA carboxylase subunit alpha, which translates to MPETTQSSRPLQKVLIANRGEIAVRVIRACKDAGIGSVAVYADPDRDALFVRLADEAYALNGATPADSYLDIAKILKVAEQAGADSVHPGYGFLAENAGFAQAVIDAGLIWIGPSPEAIDALGDKAKAKQIAQKANAPLAPGLKDPVKDADEIVEFAKANGLPVAIKAVFGGGGRGLKVARTLEEIPEQFESAVREAVGAFGRGECLVEKFLDQPRHVETQCLADQHGNVVVVSTRDCSLQRRHQKLVEEAPAPFLSDDQVKRLYDSSKAILKEAGYVGAGTCEFLVAKDGTISFLEVNTRLQVEHCVSEEVTGIDLVREMFRIAAGEELGYDDPEIRGHSIEYRINAEDGGRNFMPAPGTLTAWNPPQGPGIRVDGGYEKGETIPGSFDSLIAKLIVTGRDRTQALERSRRALAEFEVDGMPTVIPFHQAVIEDPAYVGASTPSGEGEFTVYTTWIETDFDNQITPYGGDAGEAPEADERQKVVVEVGGKRLEVVIPAGLGGLAVGGTAGAKKPKRAASKKAGAAASGDAVASPMQGTIVKIAVEEGQEVAEGDVVVVIEAMKMEQPLKAHKAGTVTGLKAEVGATVGNGEVLCELKG; encoded by the coding sequence GTGCCCGAGACGACGCAGAGTTCGAGGCCGTTGCAGAAGGTCCTGATCGCCAACCGTGGTGAGATCGCGGTCCGGGTGATCCGTGCCTGCAAGGACGCCGGGATCGGAAGCGTCGCGGTCTACGCCGACCCCGACCGCGACGCGCTGTTCGTGCGGCTGGCCGACGAGGCCTACGCGCTCAACGGCGCCACGCCCGCCGACTCCTACCTCGACATCGCCAAGATCCTGAAGGTCGCCGAGCAGGCGGGCGCGGACTCCGTCCACCCGGGCTACGGATTCCTGGCCGAGAACGCCGGGTTCGCCCAGGCGGTCATCGACGCCGGGCTGATCTGGATCGGTCCCTCGCCCGAGGCGATCGACGCGCTGGGCGACAAGGCGAAGGCCAAGCAGATCGCGCAGAAGGCCAACGCTCCCCTGGCCCCCGGTCTCAAGGACCCGGTCAAGGACGCCGACGAGATCGTCGAGTTCGCCAAGGCCAACGGGCTCCCGGTCGCGATCAAGGCCGTCTTCGGCGGCGGCGGGCGTGGCCTCAAGGTCGCCCGCACCCTGGAGGAGATCCCCGAGCAGTTCGAGTCGGCGGTCCGCGAAGCCGTCGGAGCCTTCGGTCGCGGCGAGTGCCTGGTCGAGAAGTTCCTCGACCAGCCGCGCCACGTCGAGACCCAGTGCCTGGCCGACCAGCACGGCAACGTCGTGGTCGTCTCCACCCGCGACTGCTCGCTCCAGCGGCGCCACCAGAAGCTGGTCGAGGAGGCGCCCGCGCCGTTCCTCAGCGACGACCAGGTCAAGCGCCTCTACGACTCGTCGAAGGCGATCCTCAAGGAGGCCGGGTACGTCGGCGCCGGCACCTGTGAGTTCCTCGTCGCCAAGGACGGCACCATCTCCTTCCTCGAGGTCAACACCCGGCTCCAGGTCGAGCACTGTGTCTCCGAGGAGGTCACCGGCATCGACCTGGTCCGCGAGATGTTCCGCATCGCCGCCGGCGAGGAGCTCGGCTACGACGACCCGGAGATCCGCGGCCACTCGATCGAGTACCGCATCAACGCCGAGGACGGCGGCCGCAACTTCATGCCCGCCCCGGGCACGCTGACCGCGTGGAACCCGCCGCAGGGCCCGGGCATCCGGGTCGACGGCGGCTACGAGAAGGGCGAGACCATCCCGGGCTCGTTCGACTCCCTCATCGCCAAGCTGATCGTCACCGGCCGTGACCGCACCCAGGCGCTCGAGCGCTCGCGTCGCGCGCTCGCGGAGTTCGAGGTCGACGGCATGCCGACGGTGATCCCCTTCCACCAGGCGGTCATCGAGGACCCGGCGTACGTCGGCGCGTCGACCCCCTCGGGCGAGGGCGAGTTCACGGTATACACCACCTGGATCGAGACCGACTTCGACAACCAGATCACGCCGTACGGCGGCGACGCCGGCGAGGCGCCCGAGGCCGACGAGCGGCAGAAGGTCGTCGTGGAGGTGGGCGGGAAGCGGCTGGAGGTCGTGATCCCGGCCGGCCTCGGCGGCCTGGCGGTCGGCGGCACGGCAGGCGCGAAGAAGCCGAAGCGCGCGGCGAGCAAGAAGGCCGGGGCGGCCGCGAGCGGCGACGCGGTGGCCAGCCCGATGCAGGGCACCATCGTCAAGATCGCGGTCGAGGAGGGCCAGGAGGTCGCCGAGGGCGACGTCGTGGTCGTGATCGAGGCGATGAAGATGGAGCAGCCGTTGAAGGCGCACAAGGCCGGGACGGTGACCGGGCTCAAGGCCGAGGTCGGAGCGACCGTCGGCAACGGCGAGGTCCTCTGCGAGCTCAAGGGCTGA
- a CDS encoding PH domain-containing protein produces MTDLREPAHRVDPRARSMWAVECAAGAAVLVVAALVGAVVWTEYAARWWGVAVIAVGALAYVLGVPRWRYLVHRWEITDTAVYTQRGWWARERRIAPMSRVQTVDYTQGPLARLFGLATLTVTTASAAGALRIDGLDRAEALALVDQLTLRAEEAGGDAT; encoded by the coding sequence GTGACCGACCTGCGCGAGCCCGCCCACCGGGTCGACCCTCGCGCGCGGTCGATGTGGGCCGTCGAGTGCGCGGCCGGTGCGGCGGTGCTCGTCGTCGCCGCCCTCGTCGGCGCCGTCGTCTGGACCGAGTACGCCGCCCGCTGGTGGGGCGTCGCGGTGATCGCGGTCGGAGCTCTGGCCTACGTCCTCGGTGTGCCGCGGTGGCGCTACCTCGTGCACCGCTGGGAGATCACCGACACGGCCGTCTACACGCAGCGGGGCTGGTGGGCACGCGAGCGCCGGATTGCGCCGATGTCCCGCGTGCAGACCGTCGACTACACGCAGGGGCCGCTGGCCCGACTCTTCGGCCTCGCGACGCTGACCGTCACCACCGCGTCGGCGGCGGGCGCGCTGCGGATCGACGGGCTCGACCGCGCCGAGGCGCTCGCGCTGGTCGACCAGCTC